The Sander vitreus isolate 19-12246 chromosome 24, sanVit1, whole genome shotgun sequence genome segment TGCTGCAGTGGCAGCCAAGACTGACTGATCCGACTCAAGTTTATCGTCTCATATTTGGAGACAGAGCTACATTGGCAGACTGCATGCCACTGATCCACATCAGCAAACTAACAAGCTCTCTCTGTTCCCAGCCTGGTTGTTTTATATTTAGCCACGATGGCAGCAGCTCTGGTTGCTAGGAGATCTCGGATGCAACTACAAAGGCTCTCTtcagagacaaaacaaaatcCTCCTAGCAGCCAAGAATGATCATGCATTATAGAGAGGGGCTGCAACCAAATGAAAGCCATGGAGAAGAAAAGTTTGGAAAGATGGAAGAGTTTGTTAACAAAGTTGATGGAGTAGAGATGAGTCACCCTGCTGCTGTGCACGGCTCCATTGTGGTAGATGGGGGAGCTGCCGGCTGAAGCGTTGTAGTAGGGGGGAGTGGCTCGGACCAGCGGCCTCTTGCTTTTGTCTTTGCTGCTGTTGGAGTCGTTGTCTTTGATGATGTCATACTGACGGCAGAAGAGGGCGATGACAGCTGGGGAGATGACCGAAACAACGtcaaaaacacatcaacagtCAGTATACTCCAAATACTCCCAGTATACTGTATCTGTCTACgccagtgatggagtactcgagtcctggactcagactcgagtccgACTCTAGtcactattctctggactcatgactcgacttggactcgcGCACTGTTGACTTGGATTTGAGGATTTACGAAATTGGACTCGAGCATTCATAAATAGGACTCggaagttggatgaagtttttgactacttttatgtgtaatagGCAGTGATGAAGCACTCGAGTCCGACTTGAGACGCTATTGTCTGGACTAGTGACTCGACTCGGAATCaaactcaggtaatggtgactcgactcggactcttctttggtgactcagACTTAGACTCAGACTCTAACACTGGGGACTCAAGACTCTTATTTACATGAATGCATGAGTCATGATATTTTTCTAATGATAGaatatataatagtataacagtcacagaggacatttttattcttttaacactttaactacattttcctgattattcttacatttattttttattttttaatactttgcCCACACCTgcccacagcagcagcacagtggTGATAATGAGCAGCTCTCCTGTCTGTAAGTGAGGAGTCATGCCCAAGCCCTCCATCGCCGGTTCATCTaaagagaaatacagaaaacaaagtcacaagatttacatttacatgtgtACAATGATGGCTTTATCAATCCCCAGAAGGGAAACTACTTTGGTCGCCAATGCACAAAAAAgcaccaggctagctgttttgcCCTATTTCCAGTCTATATGCTACGCTAAGCTaaacagctgctggctgtagctacaAACTGTACAGAcctgagagtggtattgatctcaTCTAATCCTCAACAAGACAAACAATCAGCGTTGAGCGATTTCTTTTGTAAACTTTGTGAAAAAGGTGCAGTTCTTGGTGGTTTAACTTGCACatacaaatgtttgttttatttagacttttttccttttaaaaatgcACATTCTTAGTGATAAACTGTAAGCCATGGTGTCaggaaatagaaatagaaataagtAAGTTAAAGAGtacaatatatgtaatatatatgtgtgtgtgtgtgtgtgtgtgtgtgtgtgttatttacgGTGGTCCAGTACTCCGGCTGGATAATGGTCACTCCTCTCCAGAGTCCTGAAGTGGATGGCACGGCTAGGCTGGCTGTCACCATGTGGCCCAACAGACTGCACCTAAACCCCCCCACAAAAGAGTGTTTCTTTAGGTGAAAGCATGAAGCACTCCTTGTATATTTAAGGAAGAGTACTGTAGTTGAACTTCTTTACAGCGGATCACGGGGTACATTCCCAGCTGACATTAATGGAGGACGACATTATGTAACAATGAGAGGAAACTGGCTTGCGAGGGTATATTTAGCGAGTGAATGGTGCTTTGGTTTTTTGGCCGTGATCCTGAATGATCATTGGAGGACGAGCAGTACTGTAAATGCAGAAGCAGACTGGAAGATTGGAagacaaaagagaaaatataGATTTCAGATAAAGACTCACTTAGGGACAGCTAACTGAGAAAAGTGAGAATCCATCCAAAAATGAGGCGACTTGCAAAAAATTAACATGGTTTGATTGTGTGTTCTCACTCAAACAGAACATTGAGATTGCAGCTACAGTGGAATTTGATAGCAGAAAATATTCGGTTCGACAATTATACAGTTAGAGAAATCCATCACAGAGGAACATTAAGATACACAAGAGGTCTAACTGTGCCTCTGCCTACACATTACACCCAAAGAATAGCCATTCTAGGAAAATTACTAATCAAGGCAGAAGTgggtgcaaaaacaaaagttatttaCAACACACATCACAAAATAGTCCCTCAATTAATGTAAACAtatcaaaaaacacttttttaattGGAAAGTTGCAAGTTTAAGCTCTGCAAACCATCCTTGAGCAAAAAAGGCCCACAAAAGTCTTTCACTAAACTCCACAGAGAAATTCTCTTTTTCTACCGTCCTCTCATCTCAAATAAAGGTCAGAGTTGAAAGGTTCAAATCTCCAGCTCCTGGGGCTGGCTAGGCTTCAGTGCTTTGCTCAATGACACTTCTGCAGGACTTGCGCTTGCTGACGAGCACATTTTACGAGTTCTCCAGCTGAAGGACAATTTGTATCAGTCTATTAAGTCTATAATGGATTATAAAAAGTTGAATAGAGTCATGATAATGGAGTCACATTAGATCGTCCTCCGTCAGAGAGTAGCTGTAGCTTGTGCTgctgtttgatttaaaaaaaacaaaaacaacctttaaTTACAAACTGAGAGGAAGTTAATATGAATGTCCTTAAATGTGGTTTATCTGGTGGTTACAGCTGCACCACAGACATCTGTAGAAAGCCTCTCATTGGCTGCAGCTGTCACAAACTATTTGTTAATGCCAACTTTTATGATTTATAAACCATTAATAAAGTTACATCTTAGAATTTAGAACTTATAAACCTGCTTCATGGTAATCTTGCAAACATTGCATGACAGTGCAAATTAAGCCGAGTTATTGCACAGGGAACAAAGGAGTTTTTACTCCTATTGCTCTTGAACTGgggtactctgtgtgtgtgtgtgtgtgtgtgtgtgtgtgtgtgtgtgtgtgtgtgtgtgcagctcacCTGGACGCTGTAGTGTGTGTCCTCGTCCAGGTCCCACAGCACACACCAGCGGCTGGAGGTGTTCACCTCTCGGATGGAGCGCTGCATCAGGCCGTCCTGCCTCTGGAGACGAGCAAAAACAAGGACATGTAAATACCCTgcctctgggggggggggagatacgTGCAAACACAAGGACAAGTCACAAACACTCCATTGCACCATCGTGCCTAATTTAACAAATGTTATTTCACAATTTCAAGACACACATAATAAAATCCCCCCACTGTTACAAGCAGCTTCACTTCACTCGTATAAATTCAAATCCCACTGGGGGGAATTAGGTCTGCAGGCAAGGTAACACCATCAATCACCATTTGGAAGAAACACGTGCACAGGCAGAGATGCTACAAATGTCACCTTCCTGTAGATTTTGACCTGGGGAAAATACATCTTTAAATAATCAGGTTCACTCAGAAGGATTTGGGCTTAGCTTAAAAGCTTATTACTTACAGTAAGACAAAACAATGAGACTGTATTCTTATTTAAACATCATACCATTAAGGGAAAGCAGTGAGTCAAATCTACTAATCACCTTTCCAGTAAATAAGACTAACTTATTAGCAAGAAGTTGCTgattttacacatccagcagttacattttcattcatttggagttgtgctTCAGTCCACTTCATCAATATAAGTCCAAGGTTCTTTCTCTTTAAGCTGTGAAATATACGTCCTTTGGCAGGATGCTCAAGGCTCTCCAGATGTCTGAATCAACTGAGTGGTGTCTTCTGCTcctcagcagctctgtgagggtCAGTGAGGAAGCCTTTATTGTCCCAAAGCACTAAAAGACCATCATATATAAAATATCCTTATGGAGGTTAAAAGTTATTCAATACCAGTGACTCAGCTGCAAGATTCTCTGAGGATTAAAAGACTGTAAAGTCCTCGCTGCTGCTCTTTAAGATTAATTCCAGCGAACGCCTGGTAATAATTCAATTTCGGCCTctgtttcatttgtatttttggtCATAAATGCCaccctttttttttgcacttctgccAGCTGAATCTGCGTCTTTAACATTCCCTTTAAAGTTTCTCCAGTGCCACACAACATTAAATCAAGTTGAAGGTTTTGCAGGGTCTTTAAATCCCGTGGCTGTACAAGTGATCATGGCACTTTCCCAAAAGAAACAATCAGTATggtgtgacatgaaaaaaacaagcttTTAGCTGGGTTGGTTGGAGTTTAATTGAGACAAGCTGCCCCAGAGGCCTTTTAAATGTTCGGTAAAATGTGTCTTCACTGAGGACAAAGTTTGGTTCCAAAGCTATTTTTAGCAGTCAGCAGCTTAATGTATTCCAGCAGTGAAGTGCAGCAGATAAACAAACCTTTCTGTCACAGGCTGACAGTTTTCTTCAGCAGCAGGTAAAGAAACACGCCTACAGTTGAAACACACCTCTCTGCACCTGCAGCATGGATTTATTTGATCAAGGTCCACCCACATATACACATTAATCATCAATTAACCCTGTGATAGTTTGGGATTTATGAATCAGAATGAGGATTATTGTGCATCTCAGACACACAATCTCAAATTGGGTTCCTTCCTTTCTTGGGTTATTTGTGTGTATGAAAGTGCTGTTGCATAACGTGTGAATCTCAGCAGCCGGAGCTTCTGGGATATGTAACAACTTCAGATGAGTGAAGCAACTCGTTGTCTGAGCACATTCACTCGTCCTGCTTCTCCTTCACTAATAGAAGGCTCAGCTTGTTACTGGAGATGAAATAATCTTCTAAAGCAAGCTGGTATACACTGGtgggatgtaactaagtacatttactcaagtactgtatttactgtaagtACTAATgttgagtctttttcttttcatgccactttctacttctactccgctacatttcagagagaaatattgtactttttactccactacattcatctgttacagctttagttactagttactttacacattaagatgtttgcacacaaaacacatgtacgtgtttataaaatctgatgttttattataaattaaactagccaacaatataacggcctacaagtccagctgaaatgattagaccattaaacacacaactgtttggatcctttacactttcccCAATGGGACATTGTTCTGCATTgagaacttttacttttaatactttaaatacatttttctcataatacttacatacttttacttaagcaacattttcaatgcagggtttttacttgtaacagagtatttttacagagtggtattagtactttacttaagtaaaggttctgaatacttcttccaccactgcacaggtatacagtatgtgtgtccaAACCAAGCCTAAAGCCTGACATGGGATCattggtgcttttacaccataaaagcagaaaaaagtcCTGAAGACATGCATGATTGACTGCAGCCTTTTATATAACTGCATCCTGTGAGGTCTTTTGTACATTTCTCCCTCAGCCAGAGCACCTTTTGATGACTAACAGAAACTAACTGAAAAAAGGAGCTCAGTAGATAAAACTGCATTTATACCCGCTACCTGCTCCAATCATCCCTATTAATATTAGAGTAAGGTTCTTGCTTAAGAGCTTTCTAAGGTCGTGGCAGGAGATGCTTTACATCCTCATCCTCTGTTATCTTGCAAATGCTAAGAGGCTGATGGATTCTGAGTCAGATGTGAgacgactttaaaaaaaaacataaaaaccacaAGAGTTGTCTGGCATGGCCACCGCCGCCGCTGTGGATGTTCCTCCTGTGATACGAGTCCCGGCCAAATCATTTCCACTAATGGAGACAACTCCTACTCAGAGCTCAGCTAATGTCGGATTGTCCTGTTGCCAAACTGTGGGTGGTAAAACCTCATTAGAATGAAGCAAGGTGAGTTAGCAGCTTGGCTTCAAGAGGGGAACCAAATGTGGCGATATATGAGCAGAATTAAATGTCTAGAGATTCCTAACACAGTGTATTTGTACCGCAGGGGGTATGTGTGAAAACACGGTAGTTTTGcaactaatttgaaaaaaatagacGTTTTAATTTGAATAAAACTCCCACTACtgagtcaaagttgaaatagtAAGCTAAAGGCAACAGATAAATGGTTGTAATAGCTGTTAGTAATGGAGGAAATGTGTCGAAAAGTAATGGATACATGGATAAAATAGACAAAGTGAAGGACACGCAGTGAAATAGCTGTACAAATCATTGCAATCGAGAGATAAATACACGGATTAACAGTTTAAACAATGAGCTATAAGTAATTTGGTTCATATATTGCTTTTTGATATTTATAAGTATCATAGTATGTGAATAATATGAAAAAcctaaataaaaactatgttaaagaaaaaagttcaattagttgaaatagttagctgtAAGTATTAGACAGCTGAATTTGTTGGTGGATTAATTGTTCTAATCAAAGTGTTTTATGTACAGTAATTCATAGCATCAATTACATCCAAGTTAAGCTAAAAGCTACTGGTCTATTACTCGGTTTCCACTTATTAACCACATTTCTATTACCAATATTTGTCTGttgctttttctttgtcttcttttgGATGGAACGTTTGTAATCAGACCTGCATCAACCGGCAGCTAGCCTTGGCATTACAAGTTTATTGTTTATGAGTGAGTTCCTCTGACATTTCCAAACTTTTAAAGGAGACTAAAAGTTCCTGGCCCTGTGAATGATGCGGCGTTTTGAAAAGAATGAAGTCCTCAAgagataaacaaaaaaaattatacatAATTCATCTAAGGGAAAGCTATCTTCTAGCCCTGCGCATGGCAGCGATCCAAGTTTTCTGAACGATTCATAATTAATACCCCTTCCATTTGTATCCCTGCTAAATTAACTGGCTGTCAACCAAATCAGAGTACAGAGGGGACAAAGGGTTCAATCAGGGCGAGTTTGACGTGATACAGATAGACTCATTATTTTCCAAGCTTTTTGAGGATTAGAGCAATTAAGAAAAATCAATCTTTCAGCTGAGCATATAGCaaatattctctctctcacacacacacacacacacacacacacacacacacacacacacacacagagcacagagtGATGATACTATTTTATTGTACCTGCTGTGAGATGGAGTATCCAATGACGGTGTCTCCCTGAGGGACGTTCCAGGTCACCATGGCCGAGTGCGCCCTCAGCTGGGTCACTGATATGTTCACCGGGGCTGCTGGCACAGctgttgaaacacacacacacacacacacattacttctTAGGGATGGTCAGTAACACACTTTAGATTCTACACGTCTAGTTTGCAGAGGCCTTCGTGTCCTGCTGCAGCAAAGACAACTCAAACTCTACTGCAGTTCCTGGAAATACACTACATGACCAAAGGTATGTGGACATGCCAACATTACACCCATATGCATTTTAATCTGCTGCTATAACAGCCCCCCGCCACTCTCCTCTGATTCAAGGCTTTTCACCAGATGTTGGAACTGCtaacaagaaagcaaataagcatactgtattttccaaaatgtcaaattaacaATCCACAAAAGATGAAAGCTTCTTTAATTACAGCTGGTGTTCCCTGACTAATGTACAATTCTCCCTTAGTGCTTTCAGTGTCCTGGACATCctgaacacaaaaaacaaacagccacACTGATACTCCGTCATAACCCAGTGTTTCCATTCCTGTCCAAGGATCCTGTACTTGGTGTGGATTAAAGTGTCTGTTAAATGGCTGAACTGTAAATGTATGATCATGTgcaaaagaacacacacacacacacatactgtacttacACACTTGAAGGCTCATACTAATGATCCTCTGGGGGCAGGTTAAAACTGATGGGAAATCTGAAGTGTTCagctgagagagtgagagagtttttttatattgttaaaTCATCAGTAAAAGCTATGACCTCCACTGAGAGGGAGGGACACAGAAGGTAAATAACTATTAAATAATAAACTATTACtgtacttatttacttatttttacaGCTAGTCGTTAGGAGGGAAGAAGGGaagtgaaaaagagaagaaatggGTGAAAAAGGGttacagaaacagagaaaaagacaaatgttttCCTCAAAAGCTAAACaatcagaaagaaagaaactgtctgaaaaagacagaaaaaggaaTGGATAcagataaaaaagacaaaaaatgtgagaaaagaaagactgaaaaaaaaagaaagaaataaaatggaagaaaatgaaagtgatagacaaaaagacatgaaaacaaaaagacgaaacatgaaagaaaaacagcaagaaagaaagaaaagacaaaagaaagaaagacagaaacgaAACAGAAGGAAACTCAAAGAAGAGACAAAGACTAAATgacacaaaaagacagaaagaaaagacagaaataaagacagacaggaaaaatacaaacaagaaagagagaaaaagagagagaaaggcagcAAGAAAGACATAAAGGGAAGACAAAATGAGACATAAAACCCAGAGAGAAATGATGAGCAGACATCCCTCTTCCCTCTAAGTGATGATTTAAGCTCTGATGGAATCAATAACTGGATTTATACTGTGAGTCAGGAGCTATAGATGACTTcacttatatatattatatattcaatCCAACTTCTTCTTTTAGTGCAGGAGGACAGGAATAGCAACTccacatttctcatccatttcTCTGGCTGCAGAAAGCaattcatatgtgtgtgtggttaaaaaaaaacacacacacacacacacacacacacacacacacacacacacacacacacacacgccttttCCCATCAGAAGGGAAAAGGCGCCGGCACAGCAGCCAATTAGGGCATCAAGGCTGAAAAGGGACATTCAAATGCTGAGTTTTTATCAAAAGAGGACGAAACAAAGAAGCACTTCAGATTTAGAGAACACATGCAACTGGAGAAAACCAAAAACAGGAACGCTCTGCAAGTTAAACATGATGCACACGGCTGGGACAACGCTTGCTGTTGCTATGGTTTTGGGCTCATGGAGTTATTGAGGTCAGCTTTCTGTCAGTGGTGTTGGAAAATCAAATGGAGTTTTTAACATTGTGATCGCACGATTAAGATATTATTGCAAAGCTGAGTGTGTCATGTAAAGTCAGCCTACATTGTGTTAGTCTGGTATTTAGTGTCTCTTTATAGAGAATAGACATACACTgaaatatttataatttattattattaataaatcttTTGCAATCTAATTCTAATAGTTTTAATTTGGATTACTAGTATCTTAAATTCGTTATGCTTTGCAGATGTTAGTTATTAATGGTGAACCAAGTTGCACCAACTATATAGATTTTCTTTCTTATATTACTTCTTTCTTTATGTTTTCAAATTAAATTAGCTTCTCTCCATATTTCATTGATGTTTCTTTATCCTAGTTatgtaattatgtttttatatcatAACTGCCACAGAGTCATCGTGTTGTGTTTGGTCTGATGCGCTGTTGATTGTTCTCATGCATCCAGATactacacacataaacacaactgcagtggtggaagaagtattcagatctttgacttaagtaaaagtactaatatcacactgtaaaaatactctgttacaagtaaaaaccctgcattgaaaatgttactttagtaaaagtatgtgtcatcaggaaaatgtacttaaagtattaaaagtaaaagtactcaatgcagaagaatcctcccattttaagctggacttgtaggccgttatattgttggctagcttcatttataataaaacagattttataaacacatacatgtgttctgtgtgcaaaaagtttcatttgtaaagtaactagtaactaaatctgtgagatgaatgtagtggagtaaaaagttcaatatttctctctgaaatgtagcggagtagaagtagaaagtggcatgaaaagaaaaagactcaacattagtacttacagtaagtacagtacttgagtaaatgtacttagttacatcccaCCAGTGTATACCAGCTTGCTTTAGAAGATTATTTCATCTCCAGTAACAAGCTGAGCCTTCTATTAGTGAAGGAGAAGCAGGACGAGTGAATGTGCTCAGACAACGAGTTGCTTCACTCATCTGAAGTTGTTACATATCCCAGAAGCTCCGGCTGCTGAGATTCACACGTTATGCAACAGCACTttcatacacacaaataaagtaaagtacctcaaatttgtagagtacagtacttgagtaaatgtacttagttacattccatcactgCAGAAATGTCAGCAGCATCGCctcctttttgctgtaaaaacaaatgaaagtgcTCAATCCCAGGCTGCTGGACACCAACTGCACTGACACCAACTCTCCAACCAAGCATACGGTAGACAGACTAAAAAAGTACCAAACCGAAAGCATCCAGTCGGGCTCCTTGGTGCATGACCGTGAATGTCAAACTCTATCTCCGGCTAACAAGCTAACCGCAACTCAATATGCAAGCCAGCCGTGCTCCGCTCCCTGCTCAGTCATTCAAATAAACATCAACATGCCTCCTTTTAAACTCTCATacaaaataatcaataatatgtGATAGAGTGTATCAAGTTCCTtcaatctgtctgtgtgtttccaacatttcccagaatgccctTTGACAGTTCACAGGGAAGGCTTATGAACCTGTTGCACTCAGCGTGTGTAGGTGGAGTGAGCAAGAACAAGAAAGAGCGAGGCTTGTTTTTTCAGTTGAGAAAAAGCAACTTGCCCTGTGGCTGAAATGCATTCTGGTCTATTTCCTGATACTGTGGGCGTAGAATCTGGCCACTGTGCTGATTAATTCCTCTCTGTATAATTATTGAATGTCTGAGCTAAATGGATGCTGCAGAAAATGCTCTTTGATTCGGAGGAACTGACTTGAAACCTCATGTTTAATGCTGAATTTCTCCATTTTCCAtcattctctgagattaaatgCTGCACAATATGGCCAAAAGTAGGTGGACACCCAAACGTTACACCcatatgtcatttattttttatgaacaCCTTATTCTAAAAACTTTCTGCAAGATTTCGGAgcctggctgcagggatttgcttCCATTCAGCAAGCAAAATTTAGTGGCTCAATTGTTGCAagtgaacacaaacaaacag includes the following:
- the LOC144512932 gene encoding fibronectin type III domain-containing protein 4-like; protein product: MTASFHLHLGLLLLLACWQTPGMVGATVPAAPVNISVTQLRAHSAMVTWNVPQGDTVIGYSISQQRQDGLMQRSIREVNTSSRWCVLWDLDEDTHYSVQVQSVGPHGDSQPSRAIHFRTLERSDHYPAGVLDHHEPAMEGLGMTPHLQTGELLIITTVLLLWAAVIALFCRQYDIIKDNDSNSSKDKSKRPLVRATPPYYNASAGSSPIYHNGAVHSSRLHRASSSISIIRV